In a genomic window of Coprococcus eutactus:
- the gyrA gene encoding DNA gyrase subunit A, producing the protein MDDDKIFDKIDEVGLKKTMERSYIDYAMSVIAARALPDVRDGLKPVQRRILHSMIELNNGPDKPHRKCARIVGDTMGKYHPHGDSSIYEALVKLAQEWNTRYPLVDGHGNFGSVDGDHAAAMRYTEARLSKISMEMMADINKDTVDFIPNFDGTEKEPVVLPSRYPNLLVNGTSGIAVGMATNIPPHNLKETIYAAIKIIDNRVNEDRETDIDELMDIVKGPDFPTGAQILGRQGINDAYRTGRGKIKVRAITEIETMTNGKHRIIVTELPYMVNKSLLIKNMVDLVKNKRIDGITDIRDESSREGMRVVIELRKDVNANVILNQLFKHTQLQDTFGCIMLALVDGVPKILNLKDMLTYYLKHQEDVVTRRTRYDLNKAEERAHILQGYLIALDNIDEVITIIRNSKNVGEAKAKLIERFGLSEAQAGAIVDMRLRALTGLEREKIENEYNELKAKIAEYKEILADENKLLGVIKTELTAIADKYGDERRTSITAYSDDITDEELIKREEIVISMTKLGYIKRMPKDTFKVQNRGGKGIKGMNIIDNDIIDEIFLTNTHNFIMFFTNMGRVYRMKGYEIPESGRNARGVAIVNLLQLLPNEKVTAIIPITGFDKKYLMMATKNGIVKKTKIEAFENIRKTGLAAITLNDGDELIEVKATSGENDIFLVTTKGMCIRFNEDCVRDTGRTSMGVRGIRCDKNDEVIAMQLDVQGDEILFVTANGMGKRTELSEFAPQMRGGKGVKCYRITEKTGDIVSAKAVTNDHDIMMMTNEGIMIRMHCSDITVIGRITSGVKLMNVGSGAFVASVAKLARTEEEENVDEDGEESENSDTADVDIQNEDAVETNADPANDEPENVEDTDSEDTE; encoded by the coding sequence ATGGATGACGATAAGATTTTTGATAAAATAGATGAAGTTGGTCTGAAGAAGACTATGGAGCGCTCATACATAGATTATGCCATGAGCGTTATAGCAGCCAGAGCACTTCCGGATGTAAGAGATGGTCTAAAGCCAGTTCAGAGAAGAATACTTCATTCTATGATTGAACTTAACAATGGTCCTGATAAGCCACATCGTAAGTGTGCCCGTATCGTTGGTGATACAATGGGTAAATATCATCCACATGGTGATAGCTCAATATACGAGGCACTTGTAAAGCTGGCACAGGAATGGAATACAAGATACCCTCTTGTTGATGGACATGGAAACTTTGGATCAGTTGATGGTGACCATGCGGCTGCTATGCGATACACAGAGGCAAGACTCTCCAAGATATCTATGGAGATGATGGCTGATATAAACAAAGATACAGTTGATTTTATTCCAAACTTTGATGGAACTGAGAAAGAGCCAGTGGTACTTCCATCACGTTATCCTAACCTATTGGTAAACGGTACATCTGGTATAGCAGTAGGTATGGCTACCAATATTCCACCACATAATTTGAAGGAAACTATCTATGCAGCCATTAAAATTATAGATAACAGGGTTAACGAAGACCGTGAGACTGACATAGATGAATTGATGGATATAGTGAAGGGACCTGACTTTCCTACGGGAGCACAGATACTTGGAAGACAGGGAATAAATGATGCTTACAGAACCGGAAGAGGTAAGATAAAGGTACGTGCTATCACAGAAATCGAAACAATGACTAACGGAAAGCACCGCATTATTGTAACCGAACTTCCATATATGGTAAACAAGTCACTTCTCATCAAGAATATGGTAGATCTTGTAAAGAACAAGAGAATTGATGGAATCACAGATATAAGAGATGAGTCGTCAAGAGAGGGAATGAGAGTTGTCATTGAACTCAGAAAGGATGTAAATGCTAACGTAATTCTCAACCAGCTCTTTAAGCACACTCAGCTTCAGGATACATTTGGATGTATCATGCTTGCACTTGTGGATGGAGTTCCTAAGATACTCAATCTCAAGGATATGCTCACGTACTACCTGAAGCATCAGGAGGATGTAGTTACAAGAAGAACAAGATACGATCTCAATAAGGCTGAGGAGAGAGCTCATATATTACAGGGTTATCTCATAGCTCTGGACAACATAGACGAGGTTATCACGATCATCAGAAACTCCAAGAATGTTGGAGAAGCAAAGGCAAAGCTCATCGAAAGATTTGGACTTTCTGAGGCTCAGGCTGGAGCCATAGTTGATATGAGACTTCGTGCTCTTACAGGTCTGGAAAGAGAGAAAATCGAGAATGAGTATAATGAACTTAAAGCTAAGATAGCAGAGTACAAGGAGATACTTGCAGATGAGAATAAGCTTCTCGGAGTAATCAAGACAGAGCTTACTGCGATAGCAGACAAGTATGGTGATGAGAGAAGAACATCCATCACAGCTTACTCGGATGATATAACAGATGAAGAACTTATCAAGAGAGAAGAGATTGTTATTTCCATGACAAAGCTTGGATATATCAAGAGAATGCCAAAGGATACATTCAAGGTACAGAACAGAGGTGGCAAGGGCATAAAGGGAATGAATATTATTGATAACGATATCATTGATGAGATATTCCTGACAAATACCCACAACTTCATAATGTTCTTCACTAACATGGGAAGAGTGTATAGGATGAAGGGATATGAGATACCCGAATCAGGACGTAATGCGAGAGGAGTTGCCATAGTCAACCTTCTTCAGCTTCTTCCAAATGAGAAGGTAACTGCTATCATTCCTATAACAGGCTTTGACAAGAAGTATCTCATGATGGCTACGAAGAATGGTATAGTCAAGAAAACAAAAATAGAGGCATTTGAAAATATCAGAAAGACAGGTCTTGCAGCTATAACATTGAATGATGGGGATGAACTCATAGAAGTAAAGGCAACCAGCGGAGAAAATGATATCTTTCTTGTCACGACGAAGGGAATGTGTATCAGATTCAATGAGGATTGTGTGAGAGATACAGGACGTACATCTATGGGTGTTCGCGGAATCAGATGTGATAAGAATGATGAAGTTATCGCCATGCAGCTTGATGTTCAGGGAGACGAGATTCTCTTTGTAACAGCAAATGGAATGGGTAAGAGAACTGAACTGTCAGAATTTGCTCCTCAGATGAGAGGCGGTAAGGGAGTCAAGTGTTATAGGATAACAGAAAAGACAGGTGATATAGTAAGCGCAAAGGCAGTTACAAACGATCATGATATCATGATGATGACCAATGAGGGAATCATGATAAGAATGCATTGCTCTGATATAACAGTCATTGGAAGAATCACATCGGGAGTCAAGCTTATGAATGTTGGCAGTGGTGCATTTGTTGCATCTGTAGCCAAGCTTGCAAGAACCGAAGAAGAGGAAAATGTCGATGAAGATGGTGAAGAATCTGAGAACAGCGATACAGCAGATGTAGATATTCAGAATGAAGATGCAGTTGAAACAAATGCAGATCCAGCAAATGATGAGCCTGAAAATGTTGAAGATACAGATTCAGAAGATACAGAATAG
- the gyrB gene encoding DNA topoisomerase (ATP-hydrolyzing) subunit B has protein sequence MENDNYGAEQIQVLEGLEAVRKRPGMYIGSTSSTGLHHLVYEIVDNSVDEALAGYCTHIQVYINEDNSITVVDDGRGIPVGIHKKQGIPAVEVVFTILHAGGKFGGGGYKVSGGLHGVGASVVNALSTWLEVEITRNGKIYKQRYEKGKVMYKLQVIGDAPEGVSGTKVTFLPDHTIFEDNVYDYDILRNRLREMAFLTKGLKISLTDKRITPEKVRSFHYEGGIKEFVSYLNRHRDPLYNEVIYCEGMRDGISVEVALQHNDSYNESTYSFVNNINTPEGGTHLTGFKSAITKVFNDYARKNNIIKEKDDNLSGDDLREGLAAIVSIKISDPQFEGQTKQKLGNSEARPAVESVVTEQLTYYLEQNPQIAKIIVNKAAVAQRARIAARKARDVARKANLSDNMALPGKLADCSDKDPKNCEIYIVEGDSAGGSAKTARSRSTQAILPLRGKILNVEKARIDRILGNEEIKAMITAFGTGIHENFNIEKLRYNKIIIMTDADVDGAHIATLLLTFFYRFMPDLIRKGHVYLAQPPLYKLEKNKKVWYAYSDDELNSILDEVGRDQNNKIQRYKGLGEMDAEQLWETTMDPERRILLRVAIDDDDESEIDMTFNVLMGDKVEPRREFIETNAKYVKNLDV, from the coding sequence ATGGAAAATGATAATTATGGAGCAGAACAGATACAGGTTTTGGAGGGACTGGAAGCAGTCAGAAAAAGACCTGGTATGTACATAGGAAGTACATCCTCCACTGGACTTCACCATCTTGTGTATGAGATAGTTGACAATTCTGTAGATGAGGCTCTGGCTGGATATTGTACCCACATTCAGGTATATATAAACGAGGATAACTCCATAACAGTTGTCGATGATGGACGTGGAATTCCGGTTGGAATACACAAAAAACAGGGAATTCCTGCTGTAGAGGTTGTATTTACCATACTTCATGCCGGCGGTAAGTTCGGCGGTGGAGGATACAAAGTATCCGGAGGACTTCACGGTGTCGGTGCATCAGTAGTAAATGCGCTCTCAACATGGCTTGAGGTAGAGATAACAAGGAATGGAAAGATATATAAACAGAGGTATGAAAAGGGAAAGGTAATGTATAAGCTTCAGGTTATCGGTGATGCACCTGAAGGGGTATCAGGAACCAAGGTTACATTTTTACCTGATCATACTATATTTGAGGATAATGTATATGATTACGATATTCTAAGAAACAGACTTCGTGAGATGGCATTTCTTACAAAGGGACTTAAGATATCACTCACGGATAAGAGAATTACACCTGAAAAGGTAAGATCATTCCACTATGAGGGTGGTATCAAGGAATTTGTCTCATATCTGAACAGACATAGAGATCCTCTGTACAACGAGGTTATATATTGTGAGGGTATGAGAGATGGAATCAGTGTAGAGGTTGCACTTCAGCACAATGATTCATACAATGAATCAACATACAGTTTCGTAAATAATATAAATACACCTGAGGGAGGAACACATCTGACAGGATTTAAGTCAGCTATAACAAAGGTGTTCAATGACTATGCCAGAAAGAATAATATCATAAAAGAAAAGGATGACAATCTGTCTGGAGATGATCTCAGAGAGGGACTTGCAGCTATAGTTTCAATAAAGATAAGTGATCCACAGTTTGAGGGTCAGACGAAGCAGAAACTCGGAAATTCTGAGGCAAGACCAGCTGTAGAGAGTGTTGTTACAGAACAGCTCACATATTATCTTGAACAGAATCCTCAGATTGCTAAGATAATTGTGAATAAAGCGGCTGTTGCCCAGAGAGCAAGAATTGCAGCGAGAAAGGCTAGGGATGTTGCGAGAAAGGCAAATCTCTCAGATAACATGGCACTTCCTGGAAAACTTGCCGATTGTTCAGATAAGGATCCTAAGAATTGTGAGATATACATAGTAGAGGGAGATTCTGCCGGTGGTTCAGCCAAGACTGCGAGATCAAGATCAACCCAGGCAATACTTCCACTTCGTGGTAAGATACTGAATGTTGAGAAGGCACGAATTGACAGAATACTTGGAAATGAAGAGATAAAGGCTATGATCACTGCATTTGGAACAGGTATTCACGAGAACTTCAACATAGAAAAGCTTAGATATAACAAGATAATAATTATGACTGATGCCGATGTGGATGGGGCTCATATAGCAACTCTTCTTCTCACGTTTTTCTATAGATTTATGCCTGATCTTATCAGAAAAGGACATGTATATCTGGCACAGCCACCTCTCTACAAGTTAGAGAAAAACAAGAAGGTATGGTATGCATACAGTGATGATGAGCTCAACAGTATCCTTGATGAAGTTGGAAGAGATCAGAATAATAAGATCCAGCGATACAAGGGACTTGGAGAGATGGATGCGGAACAGCTTTGGGAGACGACTATGGATCCTGAGAGAAGAATACTCCTGAGAGTTGCCATCGATGATGACGATGAGTCAGAAATAGACATGACATTCAATGTCCTCATGGGAGATAAAGTTGAGCCACGTCGTGAGTTTATAGAGACAAATGCCAAGTATGTAAAGAATCTCGATGTATAA